The following coding sequences are from one Triticum aestivum cultivar Chinese Spring chromosome 5A, IWGSC CS RefSeq v2.1, whole genome shotgun sequence window:
- the LOC123102241 gene encoding pentatricopeptide repeat-containing protein At4g02750, which produces MAAAKATGVAAAATSAVFRSNQELTRLARSGQLAAARRLFDEMPHRNTVSYNAMLSALARHGRLADARRLFDEIPRRNLVSWNAMIAACSDHGRVADARELFDAMPARDDFSWTLMVSCYARAGELKLARETLDRIPGKKCTACYNAMISGYAKNGRFDDAVTLLREMPAPDIVSWNSVLVGLTRNEKIVRAAQFFDEMPQRDMVSWNLMLEGYVRAGDLNAAAGLFERVPSPNVVSWVTLLNGYCRAGRIGEARELFDRMPERNVVSWNVMLGGYLRLSHMDEAYRLFSEMPDKNSISWTTMISALVRAGKLQEAKDMLNKMPFDSFAAKTALMHGYLQSKMIDDARHIFDALEVRDAVCWNTMISGYVHCGMLDEAMVLFQQMPNKDMVSWNTLIAGYAQDGQMRKAVGIFRKMNQRNAVSWNSVISGFVQNGLCFEALQYFLLMRRDAKMADWSTYASCLSACADLAALQVGRQFHSLLVRSGYISDSFAGNSLISAYAKCGRILEARQIFDEMAGQDIVSWNALIDGYASNGRGTEAISVFREMEANGVRPDEVTFVGVLSACSHAGLIDEGLRFFNSMTKEYSLQPVAEHYACMVDLLGRAGRLSEAFKLVQGMQIQPNAGVWGALLGACRVHKNDELAQFAAEKLFELEPRKTSNYVLLSNISAESGKWDAAENMRTLIKERGVHKPPGLAGST; this is translated from the coding sequence ATGGCCGCGGCCAAGGCCACCGGCGTGGCcgcggcggcgacctccgcagtgtTCCGGAGCAACCAGGAGCTCACGCGCCTGGCGCGTTCGGGACAGCTGGCCGCGGCACGCCGCCTGTTCGATGAGATGCCCCACCGCAACACCGTCTCCTACAACGCCATGCTCTCCGCGCTCGCGCGCCACGGCCGCCTCGCGGACGCGCGACGCCTGTTCGACGAGATTCCCCGCCGCAATCTCGTCTCCTGGAACGCCATGATCGCGGCCTGCTCTGACCACGGCCGTGTAGCGGACGCCCGGGAGCTGTTCGACGCAATGCCTGCCCGGGACGACTTCTCCTGGACGTTGATGGTCTCCTGCTATGCACGCGCGGGCGAGCTCAAGCTTGCCAGGGAGACGCTCGATCGAATACCTGGGAAGAAGTGCACGGCATGCTACAATGCCATGATCTCTGGATACGCGAAGAATGGCAGGTTTGATGACGCGGTGACGTTGCTGCGGGAAATGCCGGCCCCTGACATAGTTTCTTGGAACTCGGTGCTGGTCGGGTTGACCCGCAATGAGAAAATAGTTCGGGCGGCCCAGTTCTTTGACGAGATGCCGCAAAGGGACATGGTGTCCTGGAACTTGATGCTGGAGGGCTATGTGCGCGCTGGAGATCTCAATGCGGCTGCTGGCTTATTTGAGAGAGTTCCGTCACCTAATGTCGTCTCTTGGGTCACCTTGCTCAATGGTTATTGCCGGGCAGGGAGGATTGGTGAGGCGAGAGAATTGTTCGACAGAATGCCTGAACGGAATGTGGTGTCTTGGAATGTGATGCTTGGTGGGTATTTGCGGCTTTCGCACATGGATGAGGCCTATAGATTGTTTTCAGAGATGCCAGATAAGAACTCAATTTCGTGGACGACAATGATAAGTGCATTAGTGCGTGCTGGGAAGCTCCAAGAAGCAAAGGATATGCTGAACAAGATGCCTTTTGATAGTTTTGCAGCGAAGACTGCACTGATGCATGGCTATCTGCAGAGCAAGATGATCGATGACGCACGCCACATCTTTGATGCACTTGAGGTCCGAGATGCGGTGTGCTGGAATACAATGATATCTGGCTATGTCCACTGTGGAATGCTTGACGAGGCCATGGTGTTGTTCCAGCAAATGCCAAACAAGGATATGGTTTCTTGGAACACCCTGATTGCTGGCTATGCCCAAGATGGTCAAATGCGCAAGGCAGTAGGTATATTCAGAAAGATGAATCAGAGGAATGCAGTATCGTGGAATTCAGTTATCTCCGGGTTTGTTCAGAATGGGCTCTGTTTCGAAGCACTCCAATATTTCCTGCTCATGAGAAGGGATGCAAAGATGGCTGATTGGTCTACATATGCGAGTTGTCTCAGCGCATGCGCGGACTTGGCTGCTTTGCAAGTCGGGAGGCAATTCCACAGTCTTCTTGTCAGGAGTGGGTATATCAGTGATTCCTTTGCTGGAAATTCCCTGATTTCTGCATATGCCAAGTGTGGACGGATCTTAGAAGCAAGACAAATATTTGATGAGATGGCAGGTCAGGACATTGTTTCATGGAATGCGCTCATTGATGGCTATGCTTCTAATGGTCGTGGGACCGAGGCTATTTCAGTTTTCCGAGAAATGGAAGCCAATGGTGTCCGACCCGACGAGGTCACATTTGTGGGTGTCTTGTCAGCCTGTAGTCATGCAGGATTAATTGACGAAGGATTGCGTTTCTTCAACTCGATGACAAAAGAATACTCATTACAGCCTGTGGCTGAACACTACGCTTGCATGGTGGATCTACTTGGAAGAGCTGGGAGACTGAGCGAAGCCTTTAAACTTGTTCAGGGAATGCAGATCCAGCCTAATGCTGGTGTATGGGGTGCATTGCTTGGAGCATGCCGGGTGCACAAGAACGACGAGCTCGCGCAGTTTGCAGCTGAGAAGTTATTCGAACTGGAACCTCGCAAGACCTCGAACTATGTTCTGCTGTCGAACATCAGCGCGGAGTCGGGCAAGTGGGATGCAGCTGAAAACATGAGGACCTTGATTAAAGAAAGGGGAGTGCATAAACCACCTGGTTTAGCTGGATCAACATAG
- the LOC123106539 gene encoding uncharacterized protein, with protein sequence MEMGRSLWLALLVPAIMVSFYGEAAMADAQTSTAGGSPPDTNVLCVSKCGTCPTVCTTPPPPPAGSDGSGYSSPSPPRSMTTQPSPPAVPQPQAKGGKPSGYYYFFTAGSGRSCAASSARYTLLLLALLPVVAV encoded by the coding sequence ATGGAGATGGGACGGTCACTATGGCTCGCGCTGCTGGTCCCTGCGATCATGGTGTCCTTCTACGGCGAGGCTGCCATGGCGGACGCCCAGACATCGACGGCGGGAGGGTCACCGCCGGACACGAACGTGCTGTGCGTCAGCAAGTGCGGGACGTGCCCGACGGTGTgtaccacgccgccgccgccgccggcgggcaGCGACGGCAGTGGCTACTCCTCGCCGTCGCCTCCGCGCTCTATGACGACTCAGCCATCTCCGCCGGCCGTGCCGCAGCCGCAGGCCAAGGGAGGGAAGCCCAGCGGCTACTACTACTTCTTCACCGCCGGGAGCGGCCGGAGCTGCGCCGCCTCGAGCGCTCGTTACACGCTGCTGCTCCTGGCGCTTCTTCCCGTCGTCGCTGTTTAG